ATTGAACATAAGGTAAATAGGAAAGCCTATGAGAAGTGTGATCACCCACACAATTACGCGGCCTGGTGGATTATTGAGAATTTTGTAGTAATTCCTGATATTGGACCTGAATCTCGGGACATAAACCTCATCATTTTCAAGTGATTGGGTGTTGGCGTGGTGACGCCTGTGGCTAATCTTCCATGAGAAATACGGGACCAGGAGAGACGAATGCACAATTAGGCCAACAAGGTCATTCACCCAGCCGTAGTTGCTAAACGCATCATGGTCACACTCATGGCCTACAACCCAAGCGCCAGTTAAAACGCAGCCCTGGACAGCAATGTAAGCCGCCCAGGCTAAGTAATTAACCGGACTCGGGAGATACTGGTCGATGTAATTAGTAGCCGCATAGTAGAGCGCATAGGCCATGATGAGATCTTGAATGAGATACCGAAATGAAGTCACCAGGGATTTTTCGAAACAATGTGCAGGAATGGCCTTTTTGAGGTCACCTATTGTGAACGGTGGTTTCTCATGAGGCGCTCGTCGGAGCGCCTCAGTTTCGGTTTTTTTGACACTAGAGGGAGCGGACATACGCCCACCTGCGCCCATTTTTTTCTCAAGAAGAATATGCAGAGATTGCTATTCTTCTGCTGTTTAGTGTTTACTCTTTGAATGGTTATGTTGCTGATATTTCAGCATGCATATTTATAAAGATGTGGGTTTGGTACCGATTTGCATGTTGTCTACGAAATAATGGAAAATAAAGGCGCCCGCCAGCCCGCCACAACTGAAACTTGGAATAAACAAGTCGCACTGAGGTTAGATTTGTTTGTGTGGTGCAATAGAAAATGCATAAAGGATGGTGTGTTGGCACAAGCAGTACACTACTGGTGTGGTTTTGAGAGTGCCAACAAAGACTTCGGTCGTGAAAGGACTGCTTCCTCAATATTCAATCTTCTTAGTCCTCATTGGGCGGCTAGATTTttcaattcattttatttttatttttttgattgtaGTTGGATTATTGTAAAACTAATTTTTCACTCTAATTTGACatctaaaatttgttttttatattatttaagcTCTGATTATTTTGAAATTGTCACTGTATATCATTGTGagcaaatatttttcaattttaaatttttttttgatgtgTTTCATATatcatgatatttattttttttgaaatgagcGTAGACAATATTATCCGTTACTGGTAGGTCGTCATTTGTATGCCAGTGAGCATAATACATAAGATGGATTATCAGCCAAAAATCAGATTGTGTATCAAGATTGTATATCAGATTTGTATTGTTCCGATtactattttttatgaaatcacATATCAAGGTATGATCTtgtgatttaatatattaagtaAGAGCATTTCCAACCATTAAAAACTCTTAACTAAAAGTTGAGTTggcatgttaaaaataaaaaaaatttagccaacaactcGAAAAACAAATAGTATTTCTTCCGTTTTAATCAAACACCGAAACAAAACAAATACGTAAAGAAATAAATGAGACCGTAAATTTACTTATAGATATTGATTATATAGTTTAGAAAgtaatttgtttaaaaattgaCAACGAATGAAGTAAATGAAAGTATTTGTTGTTTcagataatattttttctaacaCTTATAAACAAGCGGGTCAATGTTATAAAGTTCATTTTTCCGAAAATCACCATTCATAGGATACGAAGGGAGCAAGTTGGATATCATaaatgggtttgtctagtgcccatgagcacatgataagcacaaatatttataaaattggaaagttttgattggtgtggttgtgcTAACTGTAGggatccatcattattaaagaaggtaaACCAATAAAAACCATACAAATTTATAgattttggtgcttagtgtgtgcgcATGAGCACACCTTACAAAACCGATCATAAATTATACCCAAATTACATGGTGCTGATTACACTGACGTGGATTCTCAATAATTCAATATATTCACTAAAAtacaatcaaataaataataataaatataatatataagatatattaaaaatcttgaATTACATCTGATATTGGactgaataaaaataaaacggaAAAGTTTAcacaatattaaattttaaatatttaattttaagattttaccAATGAATTAATAATTCACAAAGTTAATTATAATGGGTAGAATATTAAATCCTCAAATTAAGATTAATGATATGTAATTAATTCATCTagataatttaattaaactatATGGTCCAATTTCACATATCTGGTTAAACTGAATCTTGAATAGGAATAATTCTTCTAACTTATACAAAAACAGGTACAGTTCTATCGTTAATAACCGGATCGGGTATAtgatctaattttattttactttgcTTATCACTAAAGTTTGATGGTTAATAACCGGATCGGGTATAtgatctaattttattttactttgcTTATCACTAAAGTTTGATGGTGCTCTACTGCTCTCTtcagaattaataataataataacaataatataaatatataatttcataatatctgATGAAACGAAGGTGGCACGAGGATGCAATAATATTGATAGAAGGAATACGTTTTTCGACCTATGCATGGTGTGTATCTGTCTTTCTTTTTTGGAGTTTATAAATTAACTTCTtcttttaacaaataaaaagaaaattcgaATGCAATTGCTTTTCGTGATTTTACTCGTCCACTGCTTTTAGGTGAATAACTATCGTGCATAGTATTTTAGTGTAAATCAAGATTTAATAAACCAGCTTttcaaaagtttaaaatttatataattttaatcaatcactctgcaaataatttatttaaaacatatcGCTTTTGTCTCAAATGTCTTCAAACAAAAAAGTTAAGCAACTGATTAGCTAGCTAGTAAAGCAACTTAAGGAAGTGAAAGGCGTTCTCACTGAAACGTGGGGAATTAAGAAAATACATAAGATAAAGAGAAATAGGTGACAGAGGAAGAAGTTTCTAAGAAATAAAGTTATAAAGGATGGCAAGAAAGTTGTGAGGTGCCTTGCAGTAAATTTAAGTCCcattcattaatatatttttattcaaatttaattaaaattatatgattgatTTTATTCACACTAATAATAATGGAAGTACTTGTATGCACATACATTATCCAagtgtaattaattatttatctgcaattttatttgaaaataaaaaattaaaaacagattTTGGAGTATATTCTATTAATTTAATTGGAGATTCATTACTCTAAAAATTAGGGAATTCATTTTCgacttaattttaaattgaacctttaacatatatatatatatatatatatatatatatatatatatatatatatatatatatatatatatatatttattggaGATAGTTTCCTAAAAAttctcaatttattaaaaaaatcttcgattaattttcaaaacaaatttatcaatttatcaatCACATTTCAATTTGactaaaaaattttgatttatcaaaaaaatctcCGATAAATCTCGTATAAATATATGAATCAGCATGTCAATCGATTAGATTCGATTTTCAATCAAGAACAATAAGATTATTGCACTAAATTTGTTTTCTGGTAACAAGGGGTTATTCTGTTGTTGTCTCCTGAATTCGACTCATGCTTGcttaaaaattgtataaaagTAAAACTTAATAATTCAAAGAAGTTTCGATTTTAAGTCCACTGTCCACACCTAAAAAGGACCAATGCTACAATCCACAAAAGCAAATTCTACTATGAATGGTATCCAACACTTTATTAGATTTTTCCTTAGCAAATTAATattctataaaattttacttGCGGAGGAAGTTCTCTAATCAAAGTCGGGTTTGAAAAAAACAGATATATGGTACTTAATTAACTATATAAACAGAGCTTTCTCCTCGTTCAAGAACCCAAATATCCTATCCTGTTAAATTTCTATCTCGAACTAATCATCCGTCCCTGGGAGTCTCGTTGGTTAGTGGTGATCAACAATAACCTAATTTTTCAGGTAAAATTCTACAATATCAACCATGCAGTCAATCATGTTGACGATTATGCACGggtgatttttaatatttatcgtGTTCTTGTTGCAGTGCCGCCAACCCGACTTGAATTCGACAAAGCTCAATGGCTCCGAGAACAAAATCAAAACTGTCAACAACCAAGACAATCATATCGGCCCTCGGGACCGTGGCTGCCACAGCCATGGTAGCTCGAAGCTTAGCCCAGGATTACTTGCCCTCTGAGGTGAAAGACTACTTAAAATCCGGTCTCGAAAGCTTTTTAAGCCGATTCAACAATGAAGTGACCATGGTGATCAATGAGTACGAGGGCTATGAAAACAATGCAATCTACGAGGCTGCATTGGTCTATCTACAATCCAAAGTCTCTACGAGCGCTCGTCGTCTCAGAGTCAATAAGGCCGAGGAAGAACAGAGCTTCTCCCTCGGCATGGAGCATAACCAAGAGGTGATTGACACATTCAATGGTGCTCAATTTAAGTGGGCTTGGGTGCGCGATTTGAGACACTCAACACAGTACAATTATCACCATGGTAAATCAGAGTATCGATATTTTGAGCTGAGTTTTCATTATAAACACAGAGaagaagcacttgaattttacTTGCCATTCGTGATGAAAGAGGCTAAAGAAAAGAAGCAAGCTAATAGGACTCTCAAGATATTTACTATTGACACGGAGGATGATACGTGGGAATCAGTGAATCTTGATCATCCTTCCACTTTCGAGACTCTTGCAATGGATGTGGAGTTGAAGGAGGCGGTGATGAGGGATTTGGATATGTTTGTGAAGAGGAAAGAGAAGTATAAGAGGATCGGAAAGGCTTGGAAGAGAGGGTACTTGTTGTAT
This genomic window from Daucus carota subsp. sativus chromosome 7, DH1 v3.0, whole genome shotgun sequence contains:
- the LOC108193493 gene encoding delta(12)-fatty-acid desaturase FAD2; amino-acid sequence: MGAGGRMSAPSSVKKTETEALRRAPHEKPPFTIGDLKKAIPAHCFEKSLVTSFRYLIQDLIMAYALYYAATNYIDQYLPSPVNYLAWAAYIAVQGCVLTGAWVVGHECDHDAFSNYGWVNDLVGLIVHSSLLVPYFSWKISHRRHHANTQSLENDEVYVPRFRSNIRNYYKILNNPPGRVIVWVITLLIGFPIYLMFNVSGHKYERWTSHYDPHSPLYTERERKQIIVSDVAILAVIYGLYRLVLLKGFAWVFFVYGGPLLVVNGWFTLITILNHTHPSVPYYDSSEWDWLRGALCTVDRDYGILNKVFHNVCNAHVCHHIFSMIPHYHGLEATEAMKPVLGDYYQYDGTPILKAMYREMKECIYVEKDEGETKGVYWYRKEL